A single window of Pirellulales bacterium DNA harbors:
- a CDS encoding NAD(+)/NADH kinase has product MLTNPATENPAYPRGRPRVMVLGSAALASVNAQADRLRQTIERHADLALWDLGFQTDLAHVDADLAIVLGGDGSILRAAYQMGYRQVPVVGVNLGKLGFLADLSPDEFVAAFPKICSEAPRVVEHLMLDCRLQKQGAADAAGQLGLNEVAILGGKPFAMLEVHLYVDAELVTTYSCDGLIVSTPVGSTAHSLSAGGPILRKDLQAFVISPISPHALTNRPVVDSADRVYELVVPRPHAGTAVVIDGRVFASLDAGDRIRIQRASPRFKLVEVAGHSYYRTLRHKLGWSGSLRSGDPRPG; this is encoded by the coding sequence ATGCTCACCAACCCCGCCACGGAGAATCCCGCATACCCTCGCGGGCGGCCGCGCGTCATGGTGCTGGGGTCGGCAGCCCTGGCCTCGGTCAACGCTCAAGCCGACCGCCTGCGGCAAACAATCGAACGACATGCCGACCTCGCACTGTGGGATCTCGGATTTCAGACCGATCTGGCCCACGTTGATGCCGACCTGGCCATCGTGCTGGGAGGCGACGGTTCCATTCTCCGCGCCGCCTATCAAATGGGATACCGCCAGGTGCCGGTTGTCGGCGTCAACTTGGGCAAGCTGGGATTCCTGGCCGATCTTTCGCCCGATGAATTCGTTGCCGCCTTTCCGAAAATCTGCTCCGAGGCGCCGCGCGTGGTCGAGCACCTGATGCTCGATTGCCGCTTGCAAAAGCAGGGCGCGGCGGACGCCGCAGGCCAATTGGGGCTGAACGAGGTGGCGATTCTCGGCGGCAAACCGTTTGCGATGCTCGAAGTCCATCTCTACGTTGACGCGGAATTGGTCACGACCTATAGTTGCGACGGCCTGATTGTCAGTACGCCGGTCGGATCGACGGCCCATAGCCTGTCGGCAGGCGGGCCGATCTTGCGGAAAGACCTGCAAGCGTTCGTCATTTCGCCGATCAGCCCGCACGCACTGACCAATCGTCCGGTGGTCGATTCGGCCGATCGCGTCTACGAGTTGGTGGTGCCGCGTCCCCACGCCGGCACCGCGGTCGTGATCGACGGCCGGGTGTTCGCCTCGCTGGACGCGGGCGACCGAATACGGATACAACGAGCAAGCCCGCGGTTCAAGCTGGTGGAAGTCGCCGGTCACAGCTACTACCGCACGTTGCGTCACAAGCTCGGTTGGAGCGGAAGCCTGCGGTCGGGCGACCCGCGGCCGGGGTAG
- a CDS encoding hemolysin family protein yields MTAASWVIISAMVGCNALFAAYEIALASASLGRLKALADAHRRGGRAALAMKQNMEGSLAALQLGITLVGAIAAATGGAEADEFIVPYLVTAFGLSDRTAQVLSLACVVVPLSAVTIVVGELIPKVFALKHKEWVCLKLSPPMRALTMVVYPAVWVLEGSVRTLLSWSERRWTPTMEGHKAEVTEMQELRAVVALARTSRLIGGQEEKIILGAARLSSRSIAEIMIPLRDVVTLDLSQSMSESLVLAHTDMHTRFPVCAKPGDPQTICGYVNFKDIVSELRLAPDQPSLRGIMRSMPDLSEELSIAACLQRMIREHVHIALVRNRAGEIVGMVTMEDILEELVGDIEDEYDRVPGHVAEVGVGWVMGGGITLDRLEQITGVQLDRSRLPGGCRTLHDWISAHLERLPRGGDIVRAQGLRVLVRKLRRQRVLEAQVSREDAAGGVPRSAAMVSSTAESRA; encoded by the coding sequence ATGACGGCGGCTTCCTGGGTCATCATCTCTGCGATGGTTGGCTGCAATGCCCTTTTCGCCGCCTATGAGATTGCACTGGCTTCGGCCTCGCTGGGCCGCCTGAAGGCCCTGGCCGATGCCCACCGACGCGGCGGCCGGGCGGCACTCGCCATGAAGCAGAATATGGAAGGGAGCCTGGCTGCTCTGCAGTTGGGCATCACGCTCGTCGGCGCGATTGCCGCGGCCACCGGCGGCGCGGAGGCCGACGAATTCATCGTGCCCTACCTGGTGACGGCGTTCGGACTCTCGGACCGGACGGCGCAAGTTCTGTCGCTCGCCTGCGTCGTGGTTCCGCTCAGTGCCGTCACCATCGTGGTCGGTGAATTGATACCGAAAGTCTTCGCCCTGAAGCACAAGGAATGGGTCTGCCTGAAGCTCTCGCCGCCCATGCGTGCCTTGACGATGGTCGTCTATCCGGCGGTCTGGGTGCTGGAGGGCTCGGTGCGAACGCTGCTTTCCTGGAGCGAACGCCGCTGGACGCCGACCATGGAGGGGCACAAAGCCGAAGTCACCGAGATGCAGGAGCTGCGGGCCGTGGTGGCCTTGGCCCGCACGTCGCGCCTGATCGGCGGGCAGGAAGAAAAGATCATTCTCGGCGCGGCGAGACTGTCGAGCCGGTCGATCGCCGAGATCATGATTCCGCTGCGCGATGTGGTGACGCTCGATCTCTCGCAGTCGATGTCGGAGAGCCTGGTGCTGGCCCATACCGACATGCACACGCGGTTTCCCGTCTGCGCCAAGCCCGGCGACCCGCAAACCATCTGTGGGTACGTCAACTTCAAGGACATCGTTTCCGAGCTGCGGCTGGCGCCCGACCAGCCGTCGTTGCGCGGCATCATGCGTTCCATGCCCGACTTGTCGGAGGAGTTGTCCATCGCGGCCTGCCTGCAACGCATGATTCGCGAACACGTCCACATCGCCCTGGTCCGCAACCGTGCGGGCGAAATCGTGGGCATGGTGACGATGGAAGACATTCTGGAAGAGCTGGTCGGCGACATCGAAGACGAATACGACCGCGTGCCCGGCCACGTGGCCGAAGTGGGCGTGGGTTGGGTGATGGGGGGTGGAATCACGCTCGACCGGCTGGAACAGATTACCGGCGTCCAGCTCGACCGCAGTCGTCTGCCGGGCGGATGCCGCACATTGCACGACTGGATCAGCGCCCACCTGGAACGTCTGCCCCGCGGCGGCGACATTGTCCGGGCACAAGGGTTGCGGGTGTTGGTGCGCAAGCTCCGCCGTCAGCGGGTGCTCGAGGCCCAGGTCTCGCGCGAGGACGCCGCCGGCGGCGTCCCGCGCTCGGCGGCGATGGTCTCGTCGACGGCCGAAAGCCGCGCCTGA
- a CDS encoding DUF4058 family protein → MPSPFPGMDPYLEGDDWTSFHALLVTEIARYLSPRLRPKYVALPQRRFDVLDEDAVAIETIYPDVGMAAVESTARHEPVGEAVATSPCVLETVMDRRVPQMWVEIRDVAGRTLVTTVEILSPWNKRGQGREEYLDKRRKVLMSASHLVEIDLLRRGKRLPMKDALPPASYYVVVARANERPKVQVWPIALDHPLPTFGVPLLGGDADVALDLQACFQNVYDLGGFDLLVDYSKPPAVPLPPDLAAWTTERLRAAHQ, encoded by the coding sequence GTGCCATCCCCGTTTCCCGGCATGGATCCCTATCTGGAAGGCGACGATTGGACGAGCTTCCATGCGCTGCTCGTCACAGAAATCGCGCGCTATCTCTCGCCGCGGCTGCGGCCCAAATATGTGGCGCTGCCACAACGACGATTTGACGTGCTCGACGAAGACGCCGTCGCCATTGAAACGATCTATCCGGATGTTGGCATGGCCGCGGTTGAGTCCACCGCACGCCACGAACCGGTAGGCGAAGCGGTGGCCACGTCCCCCTGCGTTCTCGAGACCGTCATGGACCGCCGCGTCCCACAAATGTGGGTCGAAATCCGCGATGTCGCGGGTCGCACGCTGGTCACCACGGTCGAAATCCTGTCGCCGTGGAACAAACGCGGGCAAGGTCGCGAAGAGTACCTCGACAAGCGCCGCAAGGTGCTCATGAGCGCTTCGCACCTCGTTGAAATCGATCTCTTGCGCCGCGGCAAGCGGTTGCCCATGAAGGATGCCCTGCCGCCAGCCTCGTATTATGTCGTGGTTGCCCGTGCGAACGAGCGGCCGAAGGTGCAAGTCTGGCCGATCGCCCTCGACCACCCTTTGCCGACCTTCGGCGTGCCGCTGCTTGGAGGTGATGCCGACGTGGCACTCGACCTGCAAGCCTGCTTTCAGAATGTTTATGATCTGGGAGGTTTCGACCTGCTCGTCGATTACTCGAAACCGCCGGCCGTGCCGCTCCCGCCCGACCTGGCCGCTTGGACCACCGAACGGCTACGCGCTGCGCATCAGTAA
- the cyaB gene encoding class IV adenylate cyclase: MKYEVERKYRIEDEGPLAKGIRGVGGAFGPREQQVDTYYSHPARDFAASDEALRIRRVGEKASMTYKGPKIDSSSKTRREIEVELSGGLAGAQRHAALLEALGFRPVAEVSKHRRAAVIEWQGHDVEIALDEVDSLGSFVELETAADDDGLAAARQCLTSLAVRLKLDRDERRSYLELLLASR, translated from the coding sequence GTGAAGTACGAAGTCGAAAGAAAATACCGGATCGAAGACGAGGGCCCGCTGGCCAAGGGCATTCGCGGTGTGGGCGGCGCGTTTGGCCCGCGTGAGCAGCAGGTCGACACCTATTATTCCCACCCTGCGCGTGATTTCGCGGCGAGCGACGAGGCGTTGCGCATTCGGCGAGTCGGTGAGAAGGCTTCGATGACCTACAAAGGACCGAAGATCGATTCGAGCTCCAAGACGCGGCGGGAGATCGAGGTGGAGCTGTCAGGCGGACTCGCAGGCGCGCAACGGCACGCAGCCCTGCTCGAGGCCCTCGGTTTCCGGCCGGTTGCGGAGGTGAGCAAGCACCGTCGGGCGGCCGTCATCGAGTGGCAAGGGCACGACGTCGAAATTGCGCTCGACGAAGTGGATTCGCTGGGCAGCTTTGTGGAGTTGGAGACGGCGGCCGACGACGACGGTTTGGCCGCCGCCCGTCAGTGCCTGACGTCGCTGGCAGTGAGACTGAAACTCGACCGCGACGAGCGCCGCAGTTATCTCGAGCTGTTGCTGGCAAGCCGATAG
- a CDS encoding TlpA disulfide reductase family protein, which produces MDIDSEIPRSRSRLPWFWIVLAVGAGLLVLRLSTSGPLAPSGRDSGGAHPGVGKRLTSLSLRPLTFAGDPLTLDDLAGKVVVLNFWGTWCPPCRAELPHVAELAEHYRNDDRCRVLAVSCGSGGTDPVSDLPDLHMNTQQLLESMHLELPSYADPDGRTRRAVAQAVGFDGYPTTLVVDAQGIVRGIWTGYGPGVEKEIATLVATLLGG; this is translated from the coding sequence ATGGACATTGACTCCGAGATTCCGCGGTCCCGGTCCCGTCTGCCTTGGTTCTGGATCGTTCTGGCAGTGGGCGCCGGATTGTTGGTCCTCCGGCTGTCGACCTCCGGCCCCCTTGCTCCTTCCGGTCGCGACTCCGGCGGCGCGCATCCTGGCGTCGGCAAGCGGCTCACCTCGCTTTCGCTACGGCCTTTGACCTTTGCCGGCGATCCGCTGACGCTCGACGACCTGGCGGGAAAGGTCGTGGTCTTGAACTTTTGGGGAACATGGTGTCCGCCGTGCCGGGCGGAGTTGCCCCACGTGGCTGAATTGGCGGAACATTATCGAAACGACGACCGTTGCCGCGTGCTGGCCGTATCTTGCGGTTCCGGCGGCACGGATCCTGTCTCGGACTTACCCGATCTGCACATGAACACCCAGCAGCTTCTGGAAAGCATGCACCTCGAGTTGCCTTCCTACGCCGATCCCGATGGTCGCACGCGACGGGCGGTGGCGCAAGCGGTGGGGTTCGACGGCTACCCGACCACGCTGGTGGTCGACGCTCAAGGGATCGTCCGCGGCATCTGGACCGGTTACGGGCCGGGCGTCGAGAAAGAGATCGCCACTCTGGTGGCGACACTGTTGGGAGGCTGA
- the aat gene encoding leucyl/phenylalanyl-tRNA--protein transferase, protein MPAPRPRARSRTSHIFPPADAASPDGLIGIGGELSTEWLLDAYRHGIFPWPFSDGHLAWWSPDPRAVIELDQFHVPRRLARTCRGDRFEVTCNRDFESVIDGCATAGDREHQTWITPDLREAYVRLHRQGHAHSVEAWHEGRLAGGIYGVAMAGLFSAESMFYRVSEASKVALVRLVDHLEARGYALVDIQQLTAHTLRFGAVEIPRRQYLKRLAAALELPVTFGTL, encoded by the coding sequence ATGCCGGCACCGCGACCACGAGCTCGCTCGCGCACCTCCCACATCTTTCCTCCCGCCGACGCGGCCTCGCCCGACGGCCTGATCGGCATCGGCGGCGAGCTCTCGACCGAGTGGCTGCTGGACGCCTATCGGCACGGCATCTTCCCCTGGCCGTTCAGCGACGGGCACCTGGCCTGGTGGTCGCCCGATCCGCGGGCGGTGATCGAGCTGGACCAGTTTCACGTTCCACGCCGGTTGGCGCGCACCTGCCGCGGAGACCGCTTCGAGGTGACTTGCAACCGTGACTTCGAGAGCGTCATCGACGGCTGCGCCACGGCCGGCGACCGCGAACACCAGACCTGGATCACGCCCGATCTGCGCGAAGCGTACGTGCGGCTTCATCGGCAGGGCCATGCTCACAGCGTCGAGGCGTGGCACGAAGGCCGGCTCGCCGGAGGAATCTATGGCGTGGCGATGGCGGGGCTGTTTTCCGCCGAGTCGATGTTCTATCGCGTCAGCGAGGCCTCGAAAGTGGCGTTGGTGCGTCTCGTGGACCACTTGGAGGCGCGCGGCTATGCGCTGGTCGATATCCAGCAGCTCACGGCGCACACCCTGCGTTTTGGCGCCGTCGAGATTCCTCGGCGCCAGTATCTGAAGCGGTTGGCGGCTGCCTTGGAGTTGCCCGTCACCTTCGGTACACTATAG